One part of the Astatotilapia calliptera chromosome 9, fAstCal1.2, whole genome shotgun sequence genome encodes these proteins:
- the pcyt1ba gene encoding choline-phosphate cytidylyltransferase B isoform X2, which translates to MVKQRRVRAHSSCAPVAPFCRRRGSLKTLTEPAIFANETSCDCRAPHEKLTIAQACKGTPVDRPVRVYADGIFDLFHSGHARALMQAKNLFPNTYLIVGVCSDELTHKYKGFTVMTEHERYEALRHCRYVDEVLRDAPWTLTPEFLEKHKIDFVAHDDIPYSSAGSEDVYKHIKEAGMFVPTQRTEGISTSDLITRIVRDYDVYARRNLQRGYTAKELNVSYINEKKYRLQNQVDRMKEKVRTVEEKSKHFVYRVEEKSHDLIQKWEEKSREFIGNFLELFGPDGTWKQVFQERSGRMLSYALSPRESPSNSPPRELSPLRSPSPPSPPARWHNARPSPPTSPKGASASISSMSEGDEDEK; encoded by the exons ACTCTCACGGAGCCTGCCATCTTTGCCAATGAGACCAGCTGTGACTGTCGCGCGCCTCATGAGAAGCTCACCATTGCTCAGGCCTGCAAAGGCACCCCAG TGGACCGGCCAGTCAGAGTCTACGCAGATGGCATCTTTGACCTATTCCACTCTGGACACGCTCGTGCTCTCATGCAGGCCAAGAATCTCTTTCCAAACACCTACCTCATAGTAGGAG TGTGCAGTGATGAACTAACCCACAAGTACAAGGGCTTCACGGTCATGACGGAGCACGAACGTTACGAGGCGCTGAGACACTGCCGCTATGTCGATGAGGTCTTGAGAGATGCACCCTGGACTCTCACGCCTGAGTTCCTTGAGAAAcacaag ATCGATTTTGTGGCTCATGATGATATTCCATACTCCTCAGCAGGAAGTGAGGACGTTTACAAACACATCAAGGAGGCAG gGATGTTTGTACCCACGCAACGCACAGAAGGAATCTCCACCTCTGACCTGATTACGAGAATTGTCAGAGACTATGACGTCTACGCCCGACGCAACCTTCAACGTGGCTACACGGCCAAGGAGCTTAATGTCAGCTACATCAAT GAGAAGAAGTACCGGCTACAGAACCAAGTGGATCGGATGAAGGAGAAAGTTCGCACAGTTGAGGAAAAGAGCAAGCATTTTGTTTACCGCGTGGAGGAGAAGAGTCACGACCTGATTCAGAAATGGGAAGAAAAATCCAGAGAATTCATCGGAAACTTCCTAGAATTATTTGGACCTGATGGGACATGG AAACAAGTGTTTCAGGAGCGCAGTGGTCGAATGCTCTCCTACGCTCTGTCTCCCAGAGAGTCGCCCAGCAATAGCCCTCCCCGCGAACTTTCCCCCCTGCGCTCACCCTCTCCCCCGTCTCCCCCCGCCCGCTGGCACAACGCGCGGCCCTCGCCCCCCACCTCCCCAAAAGGAGCGTCTGCCTCTATAAGCAGCATGAGCGAAGGGGATGAAGACGAGAAGTAG
- the pcyt1ba gene encoding choline-phosphate cytidylyltransferase B isoform X3 has protein sequence MEELEHTCPHPRTTLTEPAIFANETSCDCRAPHEKLTIAQACKGTPVDRPVRVYADGIFDLFHSGHARALMQAKNLFPNTYLIVGVCSDELTHKYKGFTVMTEHERYEALRHCRYVDEVLRDAPWTLTPEFLEKHKIDFVAHDDIPYSSAGSEDVYKHIKEAGMFVPTQRTEGISTSDLITRIVRDYDVYARRNLQRGYTAKELNVSYINEKKYRLQNQVDRMKEKVRTVEEKSKHFVYRVEEKSHDLIQKWEEKSREFIGNFLELFGPDGTWKQVFQERSGRMLSYALSPRESPSNSPPRELSPLRSPSPPSPPARWHNARPSPPTSPKGASASISSMSEGDEDEK, from the exons ACTCTCACGGAGCCTGCCATCTTTGCCAATGAGACCAGCTGTGACTGTCGCGCGCCTCATGAGAAGCTCACCATTGCTCAGGCCTGCAAAGGCACCCCAG TGGACCGGCCAGTCAGAGTCTACGCAGATGGCATCTTTGACCTATTCCACTCTGGACACGCTCGTGCTCTCATGCAGGCCAAGAATCTCTTTCCAAACACCTACCTCATAGTAGGAG TGTGCAGTGATGAACTAACCCACAAGTACAAGGGCTTCACGGTCATGACGGAGCACGAACGTTACGAGGCGCTGAGACACTGCCGCTATGTCGATGAGGTCTTGAGAGATGCACCCTGGACTCTCACGCCTGAGTTCCTTGAGAAAcacaag ATCGATTTTGTGGCTCATGATGATATTCCATACTCCTCAGCAGGAAGTGAGGACGTTTACAAACACATCAAGGAGGCAG gGATGTTTGTACCCACGCAACGCACAGAAGGAATCTCCACCTCTGACCTGATTACGAGAATTGTCAGAGACTATGACGTCTACGCCCGACGCAACCTTCAACGTGGCTACACGGCCAAGGAGCTTAATGTCAGCTACATCAAT GAGAAGAAGTACCGGCTACAGAACCAAGTGGATCGGATGAAGGAGAAAGTTCGCACAGTTGAGGAAAAGAGCAAGCATTTTGTTTACCGCGTGGAGGAGAAGAGTCACGACCTGATTCAGAAATGGGAAGAAAAATCCAGAGAATTCATCGGAAACTTCCTAGAATTATTTGGACCTGATGGGACATGG AAACAAGTGTTTCAGGAGCGCAGTGGTCGAATGCTCTCCTACGCTCTGTCTCCCAGAGAGTCGCCCAGCAATAGCCCTCCCCGCGAACTTTCCCCCCTGCGCTCACCCTCTCCCCCGTCTCCCCCCGCCCGCTGGCACAACGCGCGGCCCTCGCCCCCCACCTCCCCAAAAGGAGCGTCTGCCTCTATAAGCAGCATGAGCGAAGGGGATGAAGACGAGAAGTAG